The Dehalobacter sp. DCM sequence GAAAGGAAGGTGGCAGCAATGAAGGGAGCAGCCCGATTAGAAGAACGCATAGCGAGGATAGTGCTCTGGTTGCTCGCAGGGTGTACGCTTTTGGTGCTGTTAAGTATCATCGCGCATATTTTGATCAACGGGATCAGCGGTTTAAGCTGGGATTTTATTTCCCAGAACCCGAGAAGGATGGGGAAGGAAGGCGGAATTCTTTCCGTCATTATTGGTACGGTTTATCTGACGGCTGCGGGTGTTGTTTTGGCCACGCCCATCGGCGTCGGGGCAGCCATCTTTCTGACGGAATATGTCAAGAAAGGCCGGTTGGTTCAGATCATCCGGTTTGCGACAGAATCATTGGCTGCCGTACCCTCGATCATCTTTGGTTTATTTGGCTTTGTCCTGTTTGTTATTACTCTCAAAATGGGATGGTCAATTCTTTCCGGCGCGCTGACCCTTGCTTTTATGATCCTGCCTACGATTATCCGAGCTGCGGAAGAGGGCATTAAAACGGTGCCGGATTCGTACCGGGAAGGCAGCCTCGCCCTGGGTGCAACCAAATGGCATACCATTCTCAAGGTGGTCCTGCCTTCGGCATTGCCCGGGATTGCGACGGGAGTGATTCTGGGGATC is a genomic window containing:
- the pstA gene encoding phosphate ABC transporter permease PstA yields the protein MKGAARLEERIARIVLWLLAGCTLLVLLSIIAHILINGISGLSWDFISQNPRRMGKEGGILSVIIGTVYLTAAGVVLATPIGVGAAIFLTEYVKKGRLVQIIRFATESLAAVPSIIFGLFGFVLFVITLKMGWSILSGALTLAFMILPTIIRAAEEGIKTVPDSYREGSLALGATKWHTILKVVLPSALPGIATGVILGIGRAIGETAAVILTAGSSLGLPTSIFEPTRTLSVHLYILASEGISSQNAYASATVLIIVIVIINFLANRLMARLAGSKSISH